One Bosea sp. 685 DNA segment encodes these proteins:
- a CDS encoding bifunctional transcriptional activator/DNA repair enzyme AdaA, translating to MVLDDALYEQAWLARDPAFDGRFFIGVRSTGVYCRCVCPVRLPYRRNIEFLPSAAAAEAAGFRPCLRCRPESAPFCPAWKGSLATVEKAARMITEEGALDGDGATVEALAVRVGVGSRHLSRLFDKYLGASPSQVAQTARVQRAKRLLNETDLPMTEIALQAGFRSLRRFNAVFLEVYRRPPTAIRRALSPRNS from the coding sequence ATGGTTCTGGATGACGCCCTTTACGAGCAGGCATGGCTGGCGCGCGACCCGGCGTTCGATGGCCGCTTTTTCATCGGCGTTCGCAGCACGGGTGTTTACTGTCGTTGCGTGTGCCCTGTGCGTTTGCCCTATCGCCGCAATATCGAGTTCCTGCCGAGCGCGGCTGCCGCCGAGGCGGCTGGCTTTCGACCCTGCCTGCGGTGCCGGCCGGAGTCGGCTCCGTTCTGCCCTGCTTGGAAAGGCAGCCTTGCCACCGTCGAGAAAGCCGCTCGGATGATAACCGAAGAAGGCGCATTGGACGGTGACGGCGCAACGGTCGAGGCTTTGGCGGTTCGGGTTGGTGTCGGCTCTCGCCACCTGTCGCGATTGTTCGATAAATATCTCGGAGCGAGTCCCTCGCAAGTCGCGCAGACGGCGAGGGTGCAGCGTGCCAAGCGTTTGTTGAACGAGACCGATCTTCCAATGACGGAAATCGCCCTGCAAGCAGGCTTCAGGAGCCTGCGCCGTTTCAATGCCGTGTTTCTCGAGGTCTACAGACGGCCGCCGACTGCTATCCGCCGAGCATTGTCGCCGCGGAATTCCTAG